The Lates calcarifer isolate ASB-BC8 linkage group LG14, TLL_Latcal_v3, whole genome shotgun sequence genome has a segment encoding these proteins:
- the LOC108888791 gene encoding uncharacterized protein LOC108888791 isoform X7: MMFSSEVYNMDYGLIIFLLTGALVSVASAQTRQYHFVSTPLNWTEAQSFCRQVYTDLATIENTADVSAVNATTSNYTGQAWIGLYDDLVNSWRWSLDNSSFYGEGETEFRNWDLNPVQPNNQLGQQYCVVLYGGRLGTWGDTECSMELQFVCYAGIENGTLVYVIIDNQVNWTQAQRFCRENYVDLASIRNQTENDIITSISNGRFVWIGLYRNNLWSDGSTSLFRNWAAGQPDSGTDNCFTTSFSGSGQWSDDDCSLSLPFICFRTIPPNAEGFRSTGQDETSITLQWNKVNNNVSYILQFDGTEINITAPDGDGPVTHTVSSLTAGTKYTFTLFSVFEDVRSSGVSFTAVTVPSNAGGFRSTGQDETSITLQWNKVNNNVSFTLQFDGTEINITAPDGDGPVTHTVSSLTAATKYTFTLFSVFEDVRSSGVSVTAVTAPSNTGGFRSTGQDETSITLQWNKVNNNVSFTLQFDGTEINITAPDGDGPVTHTVSSLTAGTKYTFTLFSVFEDVRSSGVSVTAVTAPSNTGGFRSTGQDETSITLQWNKVNNNVSFTLQFDGTEINITAPDGDGPVTHTVSSLTAGTKYTFTLFSVFEDVRSSGVSVTAVTAPSNTGGFRSTGQDETSITLQWNKVNNNVSFTLQFDGTEINITAPDGDGPVTHTVSSLTAGTKYTFTLFSVFEDVRSSGVSVTAVTAPSNTGGFRSTGQDETSITLQWNKVNNNVSFTLQFDGTEINITAPDGDGPVTHTVSSLTAGTKYTFTLFSVFEDVRSSGVSVTAVTAPSNTGGFRSTGQDETSITLQWNKVNNNVSFTLQFDGTEINITAPDGDGPVTHTISSLTAGTKYTFTLFSVFEDVRSSGVSVTAVTAPSNTGGFRSTGQDETSITLQWNKVNNNVSFTLQFDGTEINITAPDGDGPVTHTVSSLTAGTKYTFTLFSVFEDVRSSGVSVTAVTAPSNTGGFRSTGQDETSITLQWNKVNNNVSFTLQFDGTEINITAPDGDGPVTHTVSSLTAGTKYTFTLFSVFEDVRSSGVSVTAVTAPSNTGGFRSTGQDETSITLQWNKVNNNVSFTLQFDGTEINITAPDGDGPVTHTVSSLTAGTKYTFTLFSVFEDVRSSGVSVTAVTAPSNTGGFRSTGQDETSITLQWNKVNNNVSFTLQFDGTEINITAPDGDGPVTHTVSSLTAGTKYTFTLFSVFEDVRSSGVSVTAVTAPSNTGGFRSTGQDETSITLQWNKVNNNVSFTLQFDGTEINITAPDGDGPVTHTISSLTAGTKYTFTLFSVFEDVRSSGVSVTAVTAPSNTGGFRSTGQDETSITLQWNKVNNNVSFTLQFDGTEINITAPDGDGPVTHTVSSLTAGTKYTFTLFSVFEDVRSSGVSVTAVTAPSNAGNFRSTGQDETSITLQWNKVNNNVSYILQFDGTEINITAPDGDGPVTHTVSSLTAGTKYTFTLFSVLEDIRSSGVSFTAVTAPSNTGGFRSTGQDETSITLQWNKVNNNVSFTLQFDGTEINITAPDGDGPVTHTVSSLTAGTKYTFTLFSVFEDVRSSGVSVTAVTAPSNTGGFRSTGQDETSITLQWNKVNNNVSFTLQFDGTEINITAPDGDGPVTHTVSSLTAGTKYTFTLFSVFEDIRSSGVSFTAVTAPSNAGNFRSTGQDETSITLQWNKVNNNVSYILQFDGTEINITAPDGDGPVTHTVSSLTAGTKYTFTLFSVFEDVRSSGVSFTAVTGEILNFFSVLLM; the protein is encoded by the exons ATGATG ttttcttCAGAGGTTTATAACATGGATTATGGGCTGATCATCTTTTTGCTCACAG gaGCATTGGTCAGTGTTGCCTCTGCCCAAACTCGTCAGTATCACTTTGTGAGCACGCCACTGAACtggactgaagctcagagctTCTGCCGACAGGTCTATACTGACCTGGCCACCATagaaaacacagctgatgtCAGTGCCGTTAATGCTACTACATCAAACTACACAG GCCAGGCTTGGATAGGTCTCTATGATGATTTGGTAAACAGCTGGAGATGGTCCCTGGATAACAGCAGCTTCTAtggagaaggagaaacagagtTTAGAAATTGGGATTTGAATCCTGTTCAGCCCAACAATCAACTAGGACAACAGTACTGTGTGGTATTATATGGTGGCCGTTTGGGCACATGGGGAGACACTGAATGCAGCATGGAACTTCAGTTTGTGTGCTATGCTG GCATAGAAAATGGCACACTGGTCTATGTTATAATTGACAATCAGGTGAATTGGACTCAAGCTCAGAGATTCTGCAGGGAGAATTATGTTGACCTAGCCAG TATAAGaaatcagacagaaaatgacatcATCACAAGCATATCAAATGGGAGATTTGTGTGGATTGGTCTGTACCGGAATAACCTGTGGTCTGATGGGAGCACCTCTCTGTTTCGAAACTGGGCCGCTGGACAGCCAGACTCTGGGACAGATAACTGTTTCACCACATCATTCAGTGGCTCAGGACAGTGGTCAGATGATGATTGCTCCCTCAGCTTGCCATTCATCTGTTTCAGAACAA TTCCACCCAACGCAGAAGGCTTCAGATCAACAGGACAAGATGAGACCAGTATCactctgcagtggaataaaGTCAACAACAATGTCAGCTATATTCTCCAGTTTGATGGGACAGAGATAAACATCACTGCACCAGATGGAGATGGACCAGTAACTCACACAGTCTCATCTCTCACTGCTGGAACCAAAtacacattcactctcttctctgtgtttgaggacGTCAGAAGCAGTGGAGTAAGCTTTACTGCAGTCACTG TTCCTTCAAATGCAGGAGGCTTCAGGTCAACAGGACAAGATGAGACCAGTATCactctgcagtggaataaaGTCAACAACAATGTCAGCTTTACTCTCCAGTTTGATGGTACAGAGATAAACATCACTGCACCAGATGGAGATGGACCAGTAACTCACACAGTCTCATCTCTCACTGCTGCAACCAAAtacacattcactctcttctctgtgtttgaggacGTCAGAAGCAGTGGAGTAAGCGTTACTGCAGTCACTG ctcctTCAAACACAGGAGGCTTCAGGTCAACAGGACAAGATGAGACCAGTATCactctgcagtggaataaaGTCAACAACAATGTCAGCTTTACTCTCCAGTTTGATGGAACAGAGATAAACATCACTGCACCAGATGGAGATGGACCAGTAACTCACACAGTCTCATCTCTCACTGCTGGAACCAAAtacacattcactctcttctctgtgtttgaggacGTCAGAAGCAGTGGAGTAAGCGTTACTGCAGTCACTG ctcctTCAAACACAGGAGGCTTCAGGTCAACAGGACAAGATGAGACCAGTATCactctgcagtggaataaaGTCAACAACAATGTCAGCTTTACTCTCCAGTTTGATGGAACAGAGATAAACATCACTGCACCAGATGGAGATGGACCAGTAACTCACACAGTCTCATCTCTCACTGCTGGAACCAAAtacacattcactctcttctctgtgtttgaggacGTCAGAAGCAGTGGAGTAAGCGTTACTGCAGTCACTG ctcctTCAAACACAGGAGGCTTCAGGTCAACAGGACAAGATGAGACCAGTATCactctgcagtggaataaaGTCAACAACAATGTCAGCTTTACTCTCCAGTTTGATGGAACAGAGATAAACATCACTGCACCAGATGGAGATGGACCAGTAACTCACACAGTCTCATCTCTCACTGCTGGAACCAAAtacacattcactctcttctctgtgtttgaggacGTCAGAAGCAGTGGAGTAAGTGTTACTGCAGTCACTG ctcctTCAAACACAGGAGGCTTCAGATCAACAGGACAAGATGAGACCAGTATCactctgcagtggaataaaGTCAACAACAATGTCAGCTTTACTCTCCAGTTTGATGGAACAGAGATAAACATCACTGCACCAGATGGAGATGGACCAGTAACTCACACAGTCTCATCTCTCACTGCTGGAACCAAAtacacattcactctcttctctgtgtttgaggacGTCAGAAGCAGTGGAGTAAGCGTTACTGCAGTCACTG ctcctTCAAACACAGGAGGCTTCAGGTCAACAGGACAAGATGAGACCAGTATCactctgcagtggaataaaGTCAACAACAATGTCAGCTTTACTCTCCAGTTTGATGGAACAGAGATAAACATCACTGCACCAGATGGAGATGGACCAGTAACTCACACAATCTCATCTCTCACTGCTGGAACCAAAtacacattcactctcttctctgtgtttgaggacGTCAGAAGCAGTGGAGTAAGTGTTACTGCAGTCACTG ctcctTCAAACACAGGAGGCTTCAGGTCAACAGGACAAGATGAGACCAGTATCactctgcagtggaataaaGTCAACAACAATGTCAGCTTTACTCTCCAGTTTGATGGAACAGAGATAAACATCACTGCACCAGATGGAGATGGACCAGTAACTCACACAGTCTCATCTCTCACTGCTGGAACCAAAtacacattcactctcttctctgtgtttgaggacGTCAGAAGCAGTGGAGTAAGCGTTACTGCAGTCACTG ctcctTCAAACACAGGAGGCTTCAGGTCAACAGGACAAGATGAGACCAGTATCactctgcagtggaataaaGTCAACAACAATGTCAGCTTTACTCTCCAGTTTGATGGAACAGAGATAAACATCACTGCACCAGATGGAGATGGACCAGTAACTCACACAGTCTCATCTCTCACTGCTGGAACCAAAtacacattcactctcttctctgtgtttgaggacGTCAGAAGCAGTGGAGTAAGCGTTACTGCAGTCACTG ctcctTCAAACACAGGAGGCTTCAGGTCAACAGGACAAGATGAGACCAGTATCactctgcagtggaataaaGTCAACAACAATGTCAGCTTTACTCTCCAGTTTGATGGAACAGAGATAAACATCACTGCACCAGATGGAGATGGACCAGTAACTCACACAGTCTCATCTCTCACTGCTGGAACCAAAtacacattcactctcttctctgtgtttgaggacGTCAGAAGCAGTGGAGTAAGTGTTACTGCAGTCACTG ctcctTCAAACACAGGAGGCTTCAGATCAACAGGACAAGATGAGACCAGTATCactctgcagtggaataaaGTCAACAACAATGTCAGCTTTACTCTCCAGTTTGATGGAACAGAGATAAACATCACTGCACCAGATGGAGATGGACCAGTAACTCACACAGTCTCATCTCTCACTGCTGGAACCAAAtacacattcactctcttctctgtgtttgaggacGTCAGAAGCAGTGGAGTAAGCGTTACTGCAGTCACTG ctcctTCAAACACAGGAGGCTTCAGGTCAACAGGACAAGATGAGACCAGTATCactctgcagtggaataaaGTCAACAACAATGTCAGCTTTACTCTCCAGTTTGATGGAACAGAGATAAACATCACTGCACCAGATGGAGATGGACCAGTAACTCACACAATCTCATCTCTCACTGCTGGAACCAAAtacacattcactctcttctctgtgtttgaggacGTCAGAAGCAGTGGAGTAAGTGTTACTGCAGTCACTG ctcctTCAAACACAGGAGGCTTCAGATCAACAGGACAAGATGAGACCAGTATCactctgcagtggaataaaGTCAACAACAATGTCAGCTTTACTCTCCAGTTTGATGGAACAGAGATAAACATCACTGCACCAGATGGAGATGGACCAGTAACTCACACAGTCTCATCTCTCACTGCTGGAACCAAAtacacattcactctcttctctgtgtttgaggacGTCAGAAGCAGTGGAGTAAGCGTTACTGCAGTCACTG ctcctTCAAATGCAGGAAACTTCAGGTCAACAGGACAAGATGAGACCAGTATCactctgcagtggaataaaGTCAACAACAATGTCAGCTATATTCTCCAGTTCGATGGTACAGAGATAAACATCACTGCACCAGATGGAGATGGACCAGTAACTCACACAGTCTCATCTCTCACTGCTGGAACCAAAtacacattcactctcttctctgtgctTGAGGACATCAGAAGCAGTGGAGTAAGCTTTACTGCAGTCACTG ctcctTCAAACACAGGAGGCTTCAGGTCAACAGGACAAGATGAGACCAGTATCactctgcagtggaataaaGTCAACAACAATGTCAGCTTTACTCTCCAGTTTGATGGTACAGAGATAAACATCACTGCACCAGATGGAGATGGACCAGTAACTCACACAGTCTCATCTCTCACTGCTGGAACCAAAtacacattcactctcttctctgtgtttgaggacGTCAGAAGCAGTGGAGTAAGCGTTACTGCAGTCACTG ctcctTCAAACACAGGAGGCTTCAGGTCAACAGGACAAGATGAGACCAGTATCactctgcagtggaataaaGTCAACAACAATGTCAGCTTTACTCTCCAGTTTGATGGAACAGAGATAAACATCACTGCACCAGATGGAGATGGACCAGTAACTCACACAGTCTCATCTCTCACTGCTGGAACCAAAtacacattcactctcttctctgtgtttgaggacATCAGAAGCAGTGGAGTAAGCTTTACTGCAGTCACTG
- the LOC108888791 gene encoding uncharacterized protein LOC108888791 isoform X26 produces the protein MMFSSEVYNMDYGLIIFLLTGALVSVASAQTRQYHFVSTPLNWTEAQSFCRQVYTDLATIENTADVSAVNATTSNYTGQAWIGLYDDLVNSWRWSLDNSSFYGEGETEFRNWDLNPVQPNNQLGQQYCVVLYGGRLGTWGDTECSMELQFVCYAGIENGTLVYVIIDNQVNWTQAQRFCRENYVDLASIRNQTENDIITSISNGRFVWIGLYRNNLWSDGSTSLFRNWAAGQPDSGTDNCFTTSFSGSGQWSDDDCSLSLPFICFRTIPPNAEGFRSTGQDETSITLQWNKVNNNVSYILQFDGTEINITAPDGDGPVTHTVSSLTAGTKYTFTLFSVFEDVRSSGVSFTAVTVPSNAGGFRSTGQDETSITLQWNKVNNNVSFTLQFDGTEINITAPDGDGPVTHTVSSLTAATKYTFTLFSVFEDVRSSGVSVTAVTAPSNTGGFRSTGQDETSITLQWNKVNNNVSFTLQFDGTEINITAPDGDGPVTHTVSSLTAGTKYTFTLFSVFEDVRSSGVSVTAVTAPSNTGGFRSTGQDETSITLQWNKVNNNVSFTLQFDGTEINITAPDGDGPVTHTVSSLTAGTKYTFTLFSVFEDVRSSGVSVTAVTAPSNTGGFRSTGQDETSITLQWNKVNNNVSFTLQFDGTEINITAPDGDGPVTHTVSSLTAGTKYTFTLFSVFEDVRSSGVSVTAVTAPSNTGGFRSTGQDETSITLQWNKVNNNVSFTLQFDGTEINITAPDGDGPVTHTVSSLTAGTKYTFTLFSVFEDVRSSGVSVTAVTAPSNTGGFRSTGQDETSITLQWNKVNNNVSFTLQFDGTEINITAPDGDGPVTHTISSLTAGTKYTFTLFSVFEDVRSSGVSVTAVTAPSNTGGFRSTGQDETSITLQWNKVNNNVSFTLQFDGTEINITAPDGDGPVTHTVSSLTAGTKYTFTLFSVFEDVRSSGVSVTAVTAPSNTGGFRSTGQDETSITLQWNKVNNNVSFTLQFDGTEINITAPDGDGPVTHTVSSLTAGTKYTFTLFSVFEDVRSSGVSVTAVTAPSNTGGFRSTGQDETSITLQWNKVNNNVSFTLQFDGTEINITAPDGDGPVTHTVSSLTAGTKYTFTLFSVFEDVRSSGVSVTAVTAPSNTGGFRSTGQDETSITLQWNKVNNNVSFTLQFDGTEINITAPDGDGPVTHTISSLTAGTKYTFTLFSVFEDVRSSGVSVTAVTAPSNTGGFRSTGQDETSITLQWNKVNNNVSFTLQFDGTEINITAPDGDGPVTHTVSSLTAGTKYTFTLFSVFEDVRSSGVSVTAVTAPSNAGNFRSTGQDETSITLQWNKVNNNVSYILQFDGTEINITAPDGDGPVTHTVSSLTAGTKYTFTLFSVLEDIRSSGVSFTAVTAPSNTGGFRSTGQDETSITLQWNKVNNNVSFTLQFDGTEINITAPDGDGPVTHTVSSLTAGTKYTFTLFSVFEDVRSSGVSVTAVTAPSNTGGFRSTGQDETSITLQWNKVNNNVSFTLQFDGTEINITAPDGDGPVTHTVSSLTAGTKYTFTLFSVFEDIRSSGVSFTAVTAPSNAGNFRSTGQDETSITLQWNKVNNNVSYILQFDGTEINITAPDGDGPVTHTVSSLTAGTKYTFTLFSVFEDVRSSGVSFTAVTGEILNFFSVLLM, from the exons ATGATG ttttcttCAGAGGTTTATAACATGGATTATGGGCTGATCATCTTTTTGCTCACAG gaGCATTGGTCAGTGTTGCCTCTGCCCAAACTCGTCAGTATCACTTTGTGAGCACGCCACTGAACtggactgaagctcagagctTCTGCCGACAGGTCTATACTGACCTGGCCACCATagaaaacacagctgatgtCAGTGCCGTTAATGCTACTACATCAAACTACACAG GCCAGGCTTGGATAGGTCTCTATGATGATTTGGTAAACAGCTGGAGATGGTCCCTGGATAACAGCAGCTTCTAtggagaaggagaaacagagtTTAGAAATTGGGATTTGAATCCTGTTCAGCCCAACAATCAACTAGGACAACAGTACTGTGTGGTATTATATGGTGGCCGTTTGGGCACATGGGGAGACACTGAATGCAGCATGGAACTTCAGTTTGTGTGCTATGCTG GCATAGAAAATGGCACACTGGTCTATGTTATAATTGACAATCAGGTGAATTGGACTCAAGCTCAGAGATTCTGCAGGGAGAATTATGTTGACCTAGCCAG TATAAGaaatcagacagaaaatgacatcATCACAAGCATATCAAATGGGAGATTTGTGTGGATTGGTCTGTACCGGAATAACCTGTGGTCTGATGGGAGCACCTCTCTGTTTCGAAACTGGGCCGCTGGACAGCCAGACTCTGGGACAGATAACTGTTTCACCACATCATTCAGTGGCTCAGGACAGTGGTCAGATGATGATTGCTCCCTCAGCTTGCCATTCATCTGTTTCAGAACAA TTCCACCCAACGCAGAAGGCTTCAGATCAACAGGACAAGATGAGACCAGTATCactctgcagtggaataaaGTCAACAACAATGTCAGCTATATTCTCCAGTTTGATGGGACAGAGATAAACATCACTGCACCAGATGGAGATGGACCAGTAACTCACACAGTCTCATCTCTCACTGCTGGAACCAAAtacacattcactctcttctctgtgtttgaggacGTCAGAAGCAGTGGAGTAAGCTTTACTGCAGTCACTG TTCCTTCAAATGCAGGAGGCTTCAGGTCAACAGGACAAGATGAGACCAGTATCactctgcagtggaataaaGTCAACAACAATGTCAGCTTTACTCTCCAGTTTGATGGTACAGAGATAAACATCACTGCACCAGATGGAGATGGACCAGTAACTCACACAGTCTCATCTCTCACTGCTGCAACCAAAtacacattcactctcttctctgtgtttgaggacGTCAGAAGCAGTGGAGTAAGCGTTACTGCAGTCACTG ctcctTCAAACACAGGAGGCTTCAGGTCAACAGGACAAGATGAGACCAGTATCactctgcagtggaataaaGTCAACAACAATGTCAGCTTTACTCTCCAGTTTGATGGAACAGAGATAAACATCACTGCACCAGATGGAGATGGACCAGTAACTCACACAGTCTCATCTCTCACTGCTGGAACCAAAtacacattcactctcttctctgtgtttgaggacGTCAGAAGCAGTGGAGTAAGCGTTACTGCAGTCACTG ctcctTCAAACACAGGAGGCTTCAGGTCAACAGGACAAGATGAGACCAGTATCactctgcagtggaataaaGTCAACAACAATGTCAGCTTTACTCTCCAGTTTGATGGAACAGAGATAAACATCACTGCACCAGATGGAGATGGACCAGTAACTCACACAGTCTCATCTCTCACTGCTGGAACCAAAtacacattcactctcttctctgtgtttgaggacGTCAGAAGCAGTGGAGTAAGCGTTACTGCAGTCACTG ctcctTCAAACACAGGAGGCTTCAGGTCAACAGGACAAGATGAGACCAGTATCactctgcagtggaataaaGTCAACAACAATGTCAGCTTTACTCTCCAGTTTGATGGAACAGAGATAAACATCACTGCACCAGATGGAGATGGACCAGTAACTCACACAGTCTCATCTCTCACTGCTGGAACCAAAtacacattcactctcttctctgtgtttgaggacGTCAGAAGCAGTGGAGTAAGTGTTACTGCAGTCACTG ctcctTCAAACACAGGAGGCTTCAGATCAACAGGACAAGATGAGACCAGTATCactctgcagtggaataaaGTCAACAACAATGTCAGCTTTACTCTCCAGTTTGATGGAACAGAGATAAACATCACTGCACCAGATGGAGATGGACCAGTAACTCACACAGTCTCATCTCTCACTGCTGGAACCAAAtacacattcactctcttctctgtgtttgaggacGTCAGAAGCAGTGGAGTAAGCGTTACTGCAGTCACTG ctcctTCAAACACAGGAGGCTTCAGGTCAACAGGACAAGATGAGACCAGTATCactctgcagtggaataaaGTCAACAACAATGTCAGCTTTACTCTCCAGTTTGATGGAACAGAGATAAACATCACTGCACCAGATGGAGATGGACCAGTAACTCACACAATCTCATCTCTCACTGCTGGAACCAAAtacacattcactctcttctctgtgtttgaggacGTCAGAAGCAGTGGAGTAAGTGTTACTGCAGTCACTG ctcctTCAAACACAGGAGGCTTCAGATCAACAGGACAAGATGAGACCAGTATCactctgcagtggaataaaGTCAACAACAATGTCAGCTTTACTCTCCAGTTTGATGGAACAGAGATAAACATCACTGCACCAGATGGAGATGGACCAGTAACTCACACAGTCTCATCTCTCACTGCTGGAACCAAAtacacattcactctcttctctgtgtttgaggacGTCAGAAGCAGTGGAGTAAGCGTTACTGCAGTCACTG ctcctTCAAACACAGGAGGCTTCAGGTCAACAGGACAAGATGAGACCAGTATCactctgcagtggaataaaGTCAACAACAATGTCAGCTTTACTCTCCAGTTTGATGGAACAGAGATAAACATCACTGCACCAGATGGAGATGGACCAGTAACTCACACAGTCTCATCTCTCACTGCTGGAACCAAAtacacattcactctcttctctgtgtttgaggacGTCAGAAGCAGTGGAGTAAGCGTTACTGCAGTCACTG ctcctTCAAACACAGGAGGCTTCAGGTCAACAGGACAAGATGAGACCAGTATCactctgcagtggaataaaGTCAACAACAATGTCAGCTTTACTCTCCAGTTTGATGGAACAGAGATAAACATCACTGCACCAGATGGAGATGGACCAGTAACTCACACAGTCTCATCTCTCACTGCTGGAACCAAAtacacattcactctcttctctgtgtttgaggacGTCAGAAGCAGTGGAGTAAGCGTTACTGCAGTCACTG ctcctTCAAACACAGGAGGCTTCAGGTCAACAGGACAAGATGAGACCAGTATCactctgcagtggaataaaGTCAACAACAATGTCAGCTTTACTCTCCAGTTTGATGGAACAGAGATAAACATCACTGCACCAGATGGAGATGGACCAGTAACTCACACAATCTCATCTCTCACTGCTGGAACCAAAtacacattcactctcttctctgtgtttgaggacGTCAGAAGCAGTGGAGTAAGTGTTACTGCAGTCACTG ctcctTCAAACACAGGAGGCTTCAGATCAACAGGACAAGATGAGACCAGTATCactctgcagtggaataaaGTCAACAACAATGTCAGCTTTACTCTCCAGTTTGATGGAACAGAGATAAACATCACTGCACCAGATGGAGATGGACCAGTAACTCACACAGTCTCATCTCTCACTGCTGGAACCAAAtacacattcactctcttctctgtgtttgaggacGTCAGAAGCAGTGGAGTAAGCGTTACTGCAGTCACTG ctcctTCAAATGCAGGAAACTTCAGGTCAACAGGACAAGATGAGACCAGTATCactctgcagtggaataaaGTCAACAACAATGTCAGCTATATTCTCCAGTTCGATGGTACAGAGATAAACATCACTGCACCAGATGGAGATGGACCAGTAACTCACACAGTCTCATCTCTCACTGCTGGAACCAAAtacacattcactctcttctctgtgctTGAGGACATCAGAAGCAGTGGAGTAAGCTTTACTGCAGTCACTG ctcctTCAAACACAGGAGGCTTCAGGTCAACAGGACAAGATGAGACCAGTATCactctgcagtggaataaaGTCAACAACAATGTCAGCTTTACTCTCCAGTTTGATGGTACAGAGATAAACATCACTGCACCAGATGGAGATGGACCAGTAACTCACACAGTCTCATCTCTCACTGCTGGAACCAAAtacacattcactctcttctctgtgtttgaggacGTCAGAAGCAGTGGAGTAAGCGTTACTGCAGTCACTG ctcctTCAAACACAGGAGGCTTCAGGTCAACAGGACAAGATGAGACCAGTATCactctgcagtggaataaaGTCAACAACAATGTCAGCTTTACTCTCCAGTTTGATGGAACAGAGATAAACATCACTGCACCAGATGGAGATGGACCAGTAACTCACACAGTCTCATCTCTCACTGCTGGAACCAAAtacacattcactctcttctctgtgtttgaggacATCAGAAGCAGTGGAGTAAGCTTTACTGCAGTCACTG